In Paenibacillus sp. 1781tsa1, one DNA window encodes the following:
- a CDS encoding RtcB family protein has protein sequence MNTDLNLFTNQNEIAGGYRHEVKLPAGDLTVYAAQQLFSSLDYKVFEMANNNLQIPGISYMSYTPDVHVGVGTCIGTTAVWDAQSGYVSPSIVGSDIGCGMRVHMTNLHKDELKDIKLRRKLVKAIEKVLPMEANQRGHYSDIRLEHIVRKGLHGLPKKYIPDSYTPKKSTSMTHVESSKFSYDEDVLNHVPDMTWHRSHRQLGTLGGGNHFAEIQAIEIAEENREIAEAWGLYDGQIVVMIHSGSRAWGGYVSQTSSSAIAKVMQRLNLGTSDPRLVFAPLEHAEGRHYVNMMYSALNYAVVNRHLIAYAIREAFRDVFGPKCEFRTLYDLMHNYAWEESHADQDSVFVHRKGATRALPAGHQDNPKPYLATGHPALIPGSMGTASYIMVGQPQGADNYYSICHGAGRIRSRTATKRLVTVEDFATALGVGTEDEIVVNQRSLESIIDESPQAYKNVDEIIDSVTGAGLAQVVAKCKPLAAVKGAK, from the coding sequence ATGAATACAGACTTAAATTTATTTACTAATCAAAATGAAATCGCAGGTGGCTACCGCCATGAAGTGAAATTGCCTGCAGGCGACCTAACCGTATATGCAGCGCAACAACTCTTTTCCTCGCTCGATTACAAGGTATTCGAGATGGCGAACAATAATCTGCAGATTCCGGGAATCTCTTATATGAGTTACACGCCAGACGTACACGTCGGTGTAGGTACATGCATTGGAACGACAGCCGTGTGGGATGCACAGAGCGGATACGTTTCTCCCTCCATCGTTGGCAGTGACATTGGCTGTGGCATGCGAGTGCATATGACAAACTTGCACAAGGACGAATTGAAAGACATCAAGCTTCGCCGTAAACTCGTCAAAGCCATTGAGAAAGTATTGCCAATGGAGGCGAACCAACGAGGTCATTACTCGGATATAAGACTGGAGCATATTGTTCGTAAAGGGCTGCATGGTTTACCCAAAAAGTATATCCCTGACAGCTATACACCGAAAAAATCAACCTCGATGACCCATGTGGAAAGCAGCAAATTCAGTTACGATGAGGATGTGTTAAATCACGTTCCTGATATGACGTGGCATCGTTCGCATCGTCAGCTCGGTACACTGGGCGGAGGGAACCATTTTGCCGAGATCCAGGCGATTGAGATCGCTGAAGAGAATCGTGAAATCGCCGAAGCTTGGGGATTGTACGATGGACAAATCGTGGTCATGATTCATTCCGGCTCGCGTGCATGGGGCGGATATGTAAGTCAGACGAGTTCTTCAGCGATTGCCAAAGTCATGCAGCGCCTTAACCTGGGCACATCCGATCCAAGACTGGTATTTGCGCCGCTGGAGCATGCAGAAGGTCGTCATTATGTGAACATGATGTATTCTGCATTGAATTATGCGGTTGTCAATCGTCACCTGATTGCGTATGCTATTCGCGAAGCATTCCGGGATGTGTTTGGCCCCAAATGTGAATTTCGTACGTTATACGACCTGATGCACAACTACGCCTGGGAGGAATCCCATGCAGACCAAGATTCCGTTTTTGTACATCGAAAAGGAGCGACACGTGCGTTGCCGGCAGGTCACCAGGACAATCCCAAGCCTTATCTGGCAACTGGACATCCAGCGCTTATTCCCGGTTCGATGGGAACTGCTTCATATATCATGGTCGGTCAGCCACAGGGCGCTGATAATTATTATTCAATATGTCACGGCGCGGGTCGCATACGTTCACGAACAGCAACGAAACGATTGGTTACTGTAGAAGATTTTGCTACGGCTCTTGGCGTCGGCACAGAAGATGAGATCGTGGTAAACCAGCGCTCACTTGAATCCATTATTGATGAATCACCACAGGCTTATAAAAATGTAGATGAAATCATAGACAGTGTAACCGGCGCAGGCCTGGCTCAAGTTGTAGCCAAATGCAAACCGCTTGCTGCGGTAAAGGGAGCGAAATAA